The Flavivirga eckloniae genomic interval GTAAGTTCTTCATTTCTCAATGTATTTACAATACATATAACACCAAAAATTTCTTATCCGATTATCACTATTATTCTATAGAAAACAATAAGGAATTGCAACCCATAATATTCACGTTAACACCATGTGGATCATTAAAATCCTTGGAGTTTATGGAATGGTTAGGAATAGATTTTCCAAAATGGTTAAAAAATGAATTTAAGTATTCAAAAGACATGCTTGTCAAATCAATAGATACTTGTAAATATATTGCGAGAGAGCTTATAGATTATAGTAATGAAAAAAACATTCCTATAGGGTTTAATATTGAAAGTGTGTCGGTTAGGAAAGAGGATGTGGAAGCTTCCGTAGAACTGTTGAAAGATGTCAAGGTTTTGATGAACGAATATGAATACGAATCATTAAGTTTGTCTGGTAATATTATGGAGGAGTAAAAGCCCCTCCTAGCCTGCCCGAAGGGGAGGAAAAAAGAAAAAGAATTGAAATAGAAATTTAATATACCCATTAAAAGCCCCTACTTGGGAGGGGTTGGGGAGGCCACATGAAAGTTACAAACCATATTAAAAAAGCTAAAGGAAAAACATTGTTTTCCTTTGAGATTATTCCACCACAGAAAGGTAGAAGTATTCAGGAGTTGTATAATAACATAGATCCTTTAATGGAGTTTAATCCGCCATTTATTGATGTAACAACATCTAGGGAACAATATATATACATAGATAAGGGAGACGGGCTTTTAGATAGGAAAATTACACGTATGCGTCCTGGTACGGTTGGGATTTGTGCAGCTATAAAGCATAAGTATAATGTAGATACAGTACCACATGTTTTATGTGGTGGTTTTACAAAAGAGGAAACCGAATACCTATTGGTAGATTGTCATTATTTAGGTATCGATAATGTTATGGCTTTGCGCGGAGATGCTATGAGCCATCAAAAGTATTTTGAGCCATCTAAAGGAGGAAATCACTATGCTACAGACTTGGTGGCACAGATTCAGAATTTAAATTGCGGGAAGTATTTACACGATGTTGTTGAGTCCGACCATAAATCTGATTTTTGTATTGGTGTAGCCGGTTACCCAGAAAAACATATGGAAGCCCCTTCTTTACAAGC includes:
- the metF gene encoding methylenetetrahydrofolate reductase [NAD(P)H] → MKVTNHIKKAKGKTLFSFEIIPPQKGRSIQELYNNIDPLMEFNPPFIDVTTSREQYIYIDKGDGLLDRKITRMRPGTVGICAAIKHKYNVDTVPHVLCGGFTKEETEYLLVDCHYLGIDNVMALRGDAMSHQKYFEPSKGGNHYATDLVAQIQNLNCGKYLHDVVESDHKSDFCIGVAGYPEKHMEAPSLQADLRRLKEKVNAGADYVVTQMFFDNEKYFEFVEKAKEAGINVPIIPGIKPLAVKRHLQILPQVFKIDLPETLVNEVEKCKDNKQVRQVGVEWAIKQSEELKKAGVPVLHYYSMGKSDNIKAIASKLF